The genome window AGAATATCAAAGATGAAGGTGGAAGAGTCAGGTCATAAAGGGCCCTGGAAATCATATTCAGGAGTGTGGACTCCTGATGGACATAATTGAAGGATAGAAGGGACTGACAAGATAGAGTTGCATTCTAGTAAAATTCCTCTAGTGGTAGGGTAAAAGCTGGGGTCAGAGTGGAGTGGTTCTGGTGAGATCAAAGGGAGAACATTTAGGCCAAATGAGAGATAGTTCTCTGAAGtgaggaaaggaaataattacAAGGTAGAATTGACAGGACTCAGTGACTGGATGTGGGGAAAGAGGGTAGAAAAAGGGATGATTACTGGCTTATTACTTGGATTTCTTGGTAAATAGTCCTGTCATTCCCTGAAACAGGAGAAAGAGATATGAATAGGAAAGAAATGAGTTTGGTTTGGGGTATTTAGGTGAACGTGTTTGTCAAACATTTGGATATATATGTTATTCAGCATGGATGTCCCAGGTGGACCTACTTATGGTTCATCAGCACATAGATAGTAGATAAAACTATAGAAATAAATGATTTCTCCAAAAGAATGTGTGTGAAgtgataagaagaaaaaaagtattgtGGGGGCATAGCTAGAAAATCAAACCTACACAGTAAGCCGTTTTACAAAAATTGTTTCCATATAAAAAATTCACACTTTTGGATTTACACTTCAGACTTTCAATTTTGACTTTCCCTGAATCATGTGATTTGATCCTTCCAGTCTTATTATAATAGGATGATTTTTTTAATAGGGTGATTTTTATAATATAGTTTTTGAATAGGTAGTACATGCAAATGTTACAGAATCTAGAGGGTACAAGAGAGAATCCagtgaagagattttttttcccttttttttcttgctttttccccttttttcctttcttttctcccccccccccccccggcccagTGCTTGAGATCACACCTACGTTCCCTGGATGATCCTATGTCCCCACTGCAATCCTGGGATCCCTGCCCACAATACAGCCCCACTCGTAATCCTGGGATCCCCACTTGCCAGCCTGGGACTCCCACCCACAATCCTGGGAACCCCATCCGCATGCCCAGAGTCCCCTCCCCAATTCTGAGATTTCCTAATGAGGTATGTTTGTGGCATAACTGACTGTTCTTGTAAccaataaatatgcaaatataaatcGGGATATGGAGACAAACCAAATTTTGCTTTTAGACTATTTGTAGAGGACTTTCTCTCACTCTCATCATATTCTGAACAGGCCCTAAAATACAAGTTAGTTAAGGTCTAAAGTTaacttattaaaacagaaaaaaaatttttttttctgttcttagtCCAGGATTCAGGATCCccaatccaaaaatccaaaatccaaaacgaTCCAAAATTCGAAACATTCTGAGCACAGACATGACACCACAATGGAAAACTCCACATCTTATTAACTCATGTGATAGGTCATGTCTTTatgcacaaaattataaaaatattgtataaaattaccttcaggctacGTGTAAAAGGTGTATGTGAAACATAAGGGAATTTCATATTTAGACTTGGGTCCtatccccaagatatctcattatgtgtatgcaaaattccaaaatttgaatccaaaacacttctggttgcacacatttcagataagggatactcaacctgcaCTTACTCATCTACCTTTTTCTATGAAGTATTTTATGaaacctgaattttaaaaatcttgggtTTTATCGTTAGTTAAGTTTGCAGACTTAATGTTCTTTTTCATGATTGCCagatttctttaagaagatgTAGGCTGTCTCAAGGTCAAGGGTCAAGGCTGTTTGTTCAGGATAGCCTGTGGAAAGGCTTTTTTtatttaagcaaaataaatactATAACAATATATATCTGAAATATAAGAATGTAATTCTTAGTACACATTGactaatttttgctttctttgggaTTTGTCATTTGAATTTCAGGTTTGCATCGCCAGCTTCTATATGTtacttcctttgtttttgttggatattatcttttaaaacgTCAAGACTACATGTATGCCGTGAGAGACCATGATATGTTTGGGTATATAAAATCACACCCAGAGGATTTCCCTGAGAAAGGTATTTCAAGTTAATTGTAGAAAACCTCTTTCCTTACCCTGTATCCTTTTCCCTGTTTAATCTTACTCATGCCTGTTGCTTCAGGGACCTTCTATATCCTGTTGATTTCCACATCGTCGTCTATAGACCAGATTCTCTCAAATTCATATATCCCATTTCTGGCTAAGTACCTCTGTGTCCCTTGGACAGCAAATAAACTCATGTCCTTTCTGTCTTCCCAAACCTCCTGCTGCTCTATATCTTCCTTCAGTGAATAGCACTACTGTCCACTTGGACATTCAAGCCAGAAGCCTGAGAATCCTCTTCAAgtctttctctttcacttcccATTAGTCATCCAGCCTTAGTTCTAAATATTTCTCCACTTGAATTCTCCTCTCTCTCCCGCTGCTACTACCCTGGTTCAGGCCCTGATAATCTCTTGCTTGGACTGTTATACTTGCCTTTGGTCTTATTTCTGCTGACAGCAATTCTGATCACATGTCTGCTTAAAATAGCTATCCGTTGCTTATAGGATAAAATCCAGACTCCTTAGGATGGCTCATTTTCCCAGGCTGAGCTAATTGCCTGTCTCTGGTAGAAACTCTTGGCCTATACCTTTTATTCACCACATTATATACACGACTGTGTCCTTCACTGGACTGTAGCTTCATCTTTGTTTCCCCAGCCTAGCGCAGAGCCTATCCACAGTAGGCACTTACAAATAGTAGCTGACCTGAAGTACATGGAACCCTGCCACACCTCCCATCACTCATCTTTTGCCTCATGAAATGCTTTGTCCCGAGCCTATCCTGTATCACTTTGTACATGTCACACCTTCTTCCTGATACGTTCTTCCTCCTCTTGCCCTTGTTTCTACCCTATTCATCTAGTAAATTCCTTCTCAAGATTCATCATCTCAGTGAAGGCTCCACCGAGCTATTGACAGGTATTCCCTCAGCACAGTCTATCTCCGTTCTACTAAGAATATAATTGTAATGTAACTTTTCttgcctttatttaaaaaaaaaacatacagggccgagcctgtggcgcactcgggggggtgcggcgctgggagcatggcgacgctcccagcggccgcgggttcggatcctatatgggaatggccggtgcgctcactggctgagtgccggtcacgaaaaagacaaaaaaaaaaaaaaaaaaaaaaaaaaaaaaaaaaaaaaaaaaaaaacatacatagaTGTGCACATATGTGAACTCTTTGCAGGCTGGGAGTTTGACTTATtaggacacttttttttttttttgtctccccaGGGCCTACAGAGTATTTTGGACACCGATCCTTATtaaatgtgtgaatgaatgaatgagtgagggaAAATTTTGCacttgtaaatatataaatagattttaaatagattttcctATTGgtataaatgtttaatataaaacatttacataTCATTAGACTGAATAATCTCTCAGGTCCTATTAGCTCTAAAATTTTATTAGTCAGTTTTCCCATGGCCTTCGGTCACATATGTGATGTTTATGGTAGGTCAAAAagatagagttaaaaaaaaaaaaaagatacagcttTTTGGCAAAGAAGAGCTTAAAGACTATCATAAAGCCATGAGTAGTGGATGTATCAGGAATGGGGAATACTGGTTCCTGATAATAATACTGTTGGGTGTTACAGCTGGAAGTAGTCTTGAAAATACTGCTCCTAGGAGTGAGACCCAGGGGATGAGTAGTCTTCAGTCCCAGACCTCCAGCTCTTTGCCTAGAGGTATTTCCACTAGCCCCCTCTGTCAGCAGGAGTGTGTATAGCTGTAGGGCCCATTCTGTCTCTGAGCAGCAGATTACTGGCAGGTCTTCCAAGAGCCTCACACTCTGACAGCAGGGGCATGGACAGTTTTGACCACATCAGGTGCTGGCCTCTCCTAGCTGACCTGTACCCTTCcctgtttatttcttccttcaccCCTTCAGCCAGAATGCCCTCGGTAGCACTTTGCCCCTCCTGGCAGCCTCTGGTTGTCACCAAATTCCTCCAAAGTTATTCTTAGTTCGATGAAACCAAAATGTTTCAGTAATTGCCAAGGCATTGTTGAGGACAAGAAAATAAGAACATTCTTAGGggtttgtcttagtccattcaggctgctacaGCAAAGTACCttagacttggtaatttataaataatagaaatttatcactcacagttcaggaggctgagaagtacaagatcaaggtgccagcagattcagtgcctGGTGAGAGTTCTCTCTGCTTTATAAGAGCATTAATCCTATTCGTGAGGACTCTGCCTTCATTACCTAATCCCTAAGTCCCCATCTCTTAACAtcattgcattggggattaggttttaaaatatgagttttgggggacacattcagaccatagtagaATTTCTATTGATAAGattattgaatattaatttttcttaaggaaatacaatttttaaaacataatttaaaaataactcttttgtcttcttttatagataagaaaacttatGGTGAAATTCATGAAGAATTCTATCCAATACGTTGAAGTCTTCAAAATGCTTGCTCCAGTTTCACTGAGACCtgttatttctgaattttatggAACATGTTTTCATGACAGCTGAAGTTTATGTTAATCTATGTGTTAACACCTTGTAATTAAAATAGTTATCGTGAGTACTGTGACTGTTTTGTTGTAAGAAAAATAGTTAATCAGAGAATGGTCAGTTTTCATTTACCCAGTTTTAAGAAGACTTAAAAATGGAGTTTAGTTCTAGTTTGaagtcagcaaactacagcctatGGGCCAGATGTGGCTCACTGccaatatagtttttttttttttttttgtctttttttgtgaccggccgcaccgcgctcagccagtgagcgcactggccatccctatgtaggatccgaacccacggtgggagcgctgttgcgctcccagcgccgcactctcccgagtgcgccacggggtcggccctgccAATatagttttattgggacacagccatcctcatttgtttatatgttgtttatggctgctttcatattacagcagcagagttgagtagttgtgacagaatttacagcctgcaaagcctaaaatagttaatatctggccctttacagaaaagattTGCCTGCTCCTTTCCTAATACAAAGCAAATGTAAAGAGAACCAGATTGTGGAGGGTTTTGTGAGTCATGCAAAATAATCTCGATTCAATCATATAGGTATTAGGAAATCACTAAAGGGTTTGAGATGGGAATAACATGATCAGGTTTGTATTTCTGAGCTCTCTCTGCAACAACAAAAGGTGGTTTGGAAGGAGGAGACTCAAGACAGGGAGAACATTTGGAAGTCTGGTACTGCAAAAAGGGGTCTTTGCTCTTTGATAGATCATCCTGGAAAAAGTGAGTTCAGTAGCTAACACTATCTACAGTGGAATTTGGTATAATTAGAAACGAGAGACTTTGAGGTATCAAATGTTCTGAGCACATTCTAGACAACAGCTTAGTTCCTTTTCTAGGCTcacttgcttttgcttttttgttgagTAATTCCAATCATAAATAAagcttttaataattttcttgaaGGGGGGGGCGGGAAGTAAAAGACTACACCTAACTGGAATGATGTTACTCTTTATGAAATCTAAATGCTTGTCCAAAAAGTTTTTGTTTCTAAGTTCAGATTTTATAATCAGATTAGTTTTTAGAGGGAAAATGAGAGTGTTGTTTCTTTATATGTGATTTCAAATTAGGTGGCAGTATACATATAAGAAGATGGCGTCTGAGCAAAATCAAATGAATTCTATTTTCTTGAGTACCACctgtaaaaaatgaaatcatattagAAAGAATGCTTTAGAAATAATTAAGAGACATATGAATAcaaggttttatttctttattgctaCTGCAATGAATAGGTTTATAGTTCACATAGGCTCGACTTCATCAGTGGTCAGCAGGTACAAGAGGGTGAACTACTCAACCCATGGGACTCTGCTGCCTCTTCTGTAGAGTAAAAAGCAAGGGCTAGAGCAAATAACATAGATGAGAGTTGGAGAAAAAATCAGCCTATTATAATAGCTTCTACGTGCCAGGTTGATTCATcatctgtttaattttcataatctTGTGAGGTAgataatatccccattttatacatgagggaatttaggctccaatgggttaaataacttgcctgagatcacatAGTGAATGACTGCCAAGAGGAGGGATGTGAATTTTGGTCACATGCTAACACCAGTGCTCTGTCTACTGTACCACACTGGACAGGTAACTTTGTCTAGTCCCTCATAAACCACTGGTCACTACCCCAAGCTGGTGAGAGGAGTAAGGGGAGCTGTGAATAGCAGCACATCCTAAAGGTAAGCCGGTGATTGAAGCCGGTAAGTCCAGGAATTGGTGTTTAGAGAAAGGTAGAGAAGCATTCCGGAGAACTGAGTCGCCTTCACTTCTAGCTACAGGTCCAGGCCTTTCTGGTCTCATCATCAGGGCTAGTGAACTGCTCCGTGTCCTCATCACAGAGTCTGCTTTCTATCATGTAAAGTTATCTGTGGAGcgcagaaatttttaaaaaccaagtcAGTATATACTCAAACAACTAAGGTACTGTCACATGCCTAGTGAAGCAGGAAGAACGATGAAAAAACTCAGTGTTTGGTATTGCTGTAGGAAAACTGGCAGTGCCTTAGCACTGTAAGAAGAATTCATAGATTGTCCAAGCTGGAATAACCCGTCAGGTTTCTCCTACATTTTACTAACAAGGAAACAGATGTAGAAATGTGAAGTAAGTTGTCTGAGGTCATACAAGGTCAAAGGCAGAGCCAGGACAAATGCCCAGATTTTTAAACTATACCATACTACCTCATTGAATGAAAATCAGGTTAGGTTGTGTCGAAGCATTGTGGTGTAGAATTGCTGCTCTGGTCTTTGAAGCTATTTGGTTGGTCAGTGAGTGAGGTTTCTACCCACTCTGCTATCCCCAATttccacctccagcccaggctgcAGAATTCTAAGGCTTTAAAGAACACAGAAGATCTACTAgtgtagagaaaaagaattagaCTTAGGCCAGGGTTCAtatcttggctctgccatttactgagtAACGTTGGACCCATTTTATTTTGCAGGACTCCAGTTTTTTATCTGCAAAAGGGAATGATAATTCTATTAGATAATTGATGTGCAAgtgattttaaaactataaaaatattcaaatatgaaCTGTTATTTTTACTACTATGGTTATTATTCAGTAAAGAATCTGAAACCCAGAGAAGTGAAGTGGCTTACTGAAAGCCTCACAGCTCATTAGTGGTAGAACCAGAACTTGAACCCAGAGCTGTTGACTCAGCCCAGTCTAATTCAAGAACTTCTGAAAAGTGGCTCAGGAAGTCTCAAGGGAACAGGGAAATAGGATTGAAGTTGACAGTTTAGGTTTGAGGTGGGGGAAGGAAAAATGGCTGAGAAAATGCCTGGTGCAGAGCTCTCCGTAGGCTCGGTGCGTTTGGGAGTCCATTTTTATTCCCCATCATTACAGAGCATCCTTAAAGCAGATTATGAAGATAACAATACAGCAGAGAGGAAAGAACACCCCACTCAAGGTTGAGGCCAGTCTTGCTTTTGTCTTCGTGACTTTGGGCtaatcacttcacctctctggctTTCCTTACTAGTAAACTGGAGATAAAAATCTCGTCCCATATACCTACATCTGGTGGTTTTGAGATTCCAATGGACATGGATGTGGTTTATAACTGATGAATCCAGTTTGTGGGATAAGGGCTGGCAGGTGCTGTGATCCAGTTTCTCCTGATCTTTACCTAGGAGTGACTCACCTATGACAACCAGGTCCTCTTCCCACCTCCAACCCTATTCCACCACCTGCTTGTCCAGGTTGCTGCTAATGCACACCTCACAGCCACAGTCCCTCTGTGCATAGACATACAGGCTCAGACTCCaacacatatgcatatgtacacacaACAGGGTTTTCTAATGGGCATGCCTTCCACACTTGTGTGTGCCCGGAACGGATTAGGGTACCAAGACAGTGGTCTCCCGGCTTTCCATTTGGCTGGTTGCAACCAGCATGGCCAGAGTAACCCTGCCAGTTGCAAGAGTACTGTGAGCAGCCTCACCTATGTACCCACATGTGCCATGTAAATGTAATTTTCCATGTTCTGTGACCTGAAAAAGTGTTGGGAAGCACTGCCACAAACAGAATTCACGATGCACACCTAAGTAAATACACATGCCTTGAGTAATTCTCTTCGTTTGTAAAACGGAAATAAAAACTATCTGTAGAAttattgtgaagatcaaatgagataattctATGTCAAGCACTTAAGAGGCTGTGCTGGCACTAGTGTTCAAATGGAAGCTATTAATACATGACATCAGAGATTCTTAGGATTCGTGGACGGGCCTTGGTGGATGGCATATCCCCTGAAAttgtatgtacacatatgtgtCAATATACCTGAACTCTGGGGAGACAGTCCATAGCTTTAATCAGATTCTTAAAGAAGTTGACAGAACACATTTGTTCAACTCATACATCTACAAACTTTCATATACTTAGTAAtaaatgcacacatgcacaaacacaaacATGTGCACATGATATATGCACTCACAAGCcactttttccttccctctccatAACAGTTCACTGCCCTTATTCACCAATTTTGGATCAGAAGGATAGTAAGGCAGATCTGGTcttgcccctcccccctccaggTTGTAGTCCCAACACTCTGACGTGAGGGTGGGTCTGTCTGAGAGCCGAGTTGTCCCTCTCCCACTGGGTGACACTACCACCCCCTCCGCTCCCCTGGAATGTCTCTCAGTGGACTCTGACACCCACTAGCATGGCCACCATTACCTTCCCTAGGGTCCGAGGCCTACAGGCCCTGTCCCGTCATTTCCTGGTATTTCCTTGTCACCTCCTGAGCTTTCATGGTGAGGTGGGTGAGGATGTGATGCAGGCTGGAGAAGTGCAGGTGGAACTGGGCTTCCAGATCCAGCTCCTCTGAGGCCCTCTCGTCCTCAGCCTCCTCTATCTCTGCAGCTTCGTTCTCTGACTCATCGGCTTCACCTGCCACCTTGGCCTGCCACTCCTCCCGTGGCAGCAGCCCGTGGTCCACATCCACGCGGATGGTTTTAAGCATGGTGAAGTAGGTGTAGAGATCAGGGGTCCCAGGCTCAGCCGGGCCCCTGTGCTCACTCAGCTGCACGTCCCGCAGAAGGCTGGGGATCATCACCACCTGCTCCATGTTGCGCACCACAGCTGAGTACCGGTCCATGACAGTCAGCAGGCAGTTCTTGGGGTAGCGCTTGGTAAGCACCTGCATGGCCGCTTTTCTCTTACACACTCTGTCCAGCACACTGCCCAGAACTATTTCTAGGCTCTGATGGTAGATTGACAGGGTGCCAAAGCCCAGCCATTGGGTCAACACAGTCCTGTTTTAGGCCAATCCCAGAGCTCAGGCCTCAACATCTACATCAGGTGATCCATCTGCCCAGGGACAGATATGCCAGCCTTCTTCTTGTCATTTCAGCTCTACATGACTGCCTCTTCAAGAGCCTGGCTCTTCCTTCATCAGCTTGCAGGGCCAGTTAGAGGGAAGCTTTTCCCTTTGGCAACTGGTGCACTTGACCTCAAGGCAATAAATAATTCTTTCAGGTCACCTGAGACCAAGCTGCCTCTTTGCTGCCTGCTTAGGGTGGCCTCCTAATGAACAGCTCACTTCTTCAACCCGGGTTGCCTCAGCTGTGAAATGAGCAAGGGACGACCGAGGGTTACGAAATGAAATAGCTTGGTGTGGGGCAAAGAGCATTGAAATCAGGGCCAGAAGCCTAGTCCTGCAATTTCCTAGCTGAGTTTCTTGATGGCTCGCTGGCTaacgtttattgagcacctactttgcaTATCATGTTCTGCAGCAAGCTCTTTCATGAGTGATCTTACTTAATCTTCACCATAAGCCTGTTTTAATATTCGTGTTTTActaatgaagaaactaaggtgcAGACAGCTTAAGGAACTTGCCAAGTTcccactggagctgggattccAGCCCAGGATCACTTCTCTCCCACCTCCAGTCAGTGCTCTGGACTGATGCATGAAGTTATATAAGTCACACAAATTAACTGTATCCATATTCTTCTCTGTAAATTTGAGgtgttgtgagaatcaaataagACAAAGCCGAGAAAATGCTGTGTACACCACAAAGCATAATCCCCAGATGTAGTATCTGTGCAGATTCTAAATTATTACTAAGGCCTCTCCAAACTCTAACCAGCAATTCCACAAATTACAATGCTTCCTCTTTGCCATTGACTTTGACCAGCAGTGTTGGAAGATAATAATGCTTTGCATAGCCATATTGTCACAGTTTACAAACTTCATTTGTTA of Cynocephalus volans isolate mCynVol1 chromosome 4, mCynVol1.pri, whole genome shotgun sequence contains these proteins:
- the NDUFC2 gene encoding NADH dehydrogenase [ubiquinone] 1 subunit C2, whose product is MMTGRPGRVPLKLLQDEARSLPPPKLTDPRLVYIGFLGYCAGLFDNALRRRPVMSAGLHRQLLYVTSFVFVGYYLLKRQDYMYAVRDHDMFGYIKSHPEDFPEKDKKTYGEIHEEFYPIR
- the THRSP gene encoding thyroid hormone-inducible hepatic protein, which produces MQVLTKRYPKNCLLTVMDRYSAVVRNMEQVVMIPSLLRDVQLSEHRGPAEPGTPDLYTYFTMLKTIRVDVDHGLLPREEWQAKVAGEADESENEAAEIEEAEDERASEELDLEAQFHLHFSSLHHILTHLTMKAQEVTRKYQEMTGQGL